The DNA region GATGTGAGCATCATGACACACATCTGCAGGCAGCTCCCTCACcagcctctctcacctcctcctgcagcagggccTCCACACCTTGGTGAGCAGCGTGGCTCTGAGCGGGGAGCAGCCGCAGATGTACAGGATGGGGGTGAGGGCAGCGTTCAGTCGGGGTAATAAACGCAGAGGGTCGGTGGCATCATTCTTAGAGTGGAAGCACGAGCCAGAGAAGATACAGACTATATGATAACATAAGATGGGAAGCAACGTAGCCAGAAAGAACATAACCACCACCAGTATGAGATACACCGAGGAGCGCTTGGTGTCCCTCTCCACGGAGGGgggctccttctccagctggaaCCTGGCTATGATGAACAGCCTGATGTTAAGTCCTATCATTATAATCACTGTGAAGATGTTGCTCAGTAACAAGCCAATGCCCCAGATCTGTCTGGCCACGTCGACTGCGACCAGGTTATTCACAGCCACGAGGAGGAAGCCAAAGAGCCAGTACGCACAGATGACCACCACGGTTCTGTTACGCGTCATGCGCCGCGAGTATTGAAAAGGTGACGCCACAGCGTGGTACCTGTCGGCCTGCGCGGCCAGGATGGCCGTGTAGGTCATAACTACAAAAATTGGCGACATTAAATATGTTCTAGTAGGTGAGTCCAAGTTGTCCTTCACATCCAGGACACCCACATAGTAATAAGTAACGCCGGTGCAGATGTCACTGAAGCAGGTGCTCAGCATGTACATGAAGCGGTTCTCGCTGCGCAGAGCCCTGTTCAGCAGtatggagacaaacacagacatgttgaGGAAGATGATGCTGGAAGCTAAGGAAACACTGAAAAGAAACCACAACACATTACCAAAGCT from Limanda limanda chromosome 5, fLimLim1.1, whole genome shotgun sequence includes:
- the LOC133001428 gene encoding olfactory receptor 5M1-like; the encoded protein is MRNSSLQGLSLALPLTSFGNVLWFLFSVSLASSIIFLNMSVFVSILLNRALRSENRFMYMLSTCFSDICTGVTYYYVGVLDVKDNLDSPTRTYLMSPIFVVMTYTAILAAQADRYHAVASPFQYSRRMTRNRTVVVICAYWLFGFLLVAVNNLVAVDVARQIWGIGLLLSNIFTVIIMIGLNIRLFIIARFQLEKEPPSVERDTKRSSVYLILVVVMFFLATLLPILCYHIVCIFSGSCFHSKNDATDPLRLLPRLNAALTPILYICGCSPLRATLLTKVWRPCCRRRLVSWMTRPH